In Tessaracoccus flavus, the following are encoded in one genomic region:
- a CDS encoding 3'-5' exonuclease yields the protein MLVDEGQDFKPCHWQLVRALAAEAPNDIFIAEDAHQRIYGQKLMLSAYGIRTQGRSRGLKLNYRTTAQNLAWAVGGLTGQEVVDSDGDAETMAGYLSARTGPKPEVRSFPTLSAELDFAADLVGSWVSGGEVAPETVAVLVRDRVTRDRVVAGLGERGVEVRALEAGAVKPGYPVALTMHRAKGTEFARVLLFGLSKEPMGLKAYDYDDEEFSEAQLRERSLLYVAASRARDELVVTYSGTPSSLLPASA from the coding sequence GTGCTCGTCGACGAGGGTCAGGACTTCAAGCCGTGCCACTGGCAGCTGGTCCGGGCGCTGGCGGCCGAGGCGCCCAACGATATCTTCATCGCCGAGGACGCCCACCAGCGTATCTACGGGCAGAAGCTGATGCTATCGGCGTACGGGATCCGGACGCAGGGCCGGTCTCGGGGGCTGAAGCTCAACTACCGCACCACGGCGCAGAACCTGGCGTGGGCCGTCGGGGGGCTGACCGGGCAGGAGGTCGTGGATTCGGACGGCGATGCCGAGACGATGGCCGGCTACCTGTCGGCGCGCACGGGGCCGAAGCCGGAGGTGCGGTCGTTCCCGACGCTGTCGGCGGAGCTGGACTTCGCGGCGGACCTCGTCGGCTCCTGGGTGTCTGGTGGTGAGGTGGCGCCTGAGACTGTCGCGGTGCTGGTGCGCGACCGGGTGACCCGCGACCGTGTCGTCGCCGGGCTGGGGGAGCGGGGCGTCGAGGTGAGGGCTTTGGAGGCCGGCGCGGTGAAGCCCGGCTACCCGGTCGCGCTGACGATGCACCGGGCGAAGGGCACGGAGTTCGCGAGGGTCCTGCTGTTCGGGCTGAGCAAGGAGCCGATGGGGTTGAAGGCCTACGACTACGACGACGAAGAGTTCAGCGAAGCGCAGCTGCGGGAACGGTCGCTGTTGTACGTGGCGGCGTCGAGGGCCCGCGACGAGTTGGTCGTGACGTACAGCGGCACCCCGTCGTCGCTGCTCCCAGCCTCCGCCTGA
- a CDS encoding GNAT family N-acetyltransferase, with product MANPIWALEVLGTGEFIGFTGLNPMPDGVPGSGDLEIGWRMARRAWHQGYATEAARAALDVGLDQLGLPAIWSMTAVINLPSQAVMQRLGMERHQLFDHPRIPLGHELRPHVVYRIDPRGR from the coding sequence TTGGCGAACCCCATCTGGGCGCTGGAGGTCCTCGGGACCGGAGAGTTCATCGGCTTCACCGGACTCAACCCCATGCCCGACGGTGTGCCCGGCAGCGGCGATCTGGAGATCGGCTGGCGGATGGCCCGACGTGCGTGGCACCAGGGTTACGCAACCGAAGCGGCGCGGGCGGCGCTCGACGTTGGCCTCGATCAACTCGGCCTTCCTGCGATCTGGTCCATGACCGCCGTAATCAACCTACCGTCGCAGGCCGTGATGCAGCGGCTCGGGATGGAGCGCCACCAGCTCTTCGACCACCCGAGGATTCCGCTGGGGCATGAGCTCCGGCCTCACGTCGTCTACAGGATCGACCCTCGCGGCCGGTAA